A stretch of the Myripristis murdjan chromosome 24, fMyrMur1.1, whole genome shotgun sequence genome encodes the following:
- the pinx1 gene encoding PIN2/TERF1-interacting telomerase inhibitor 1, whose protein sequence is MSMLAEPRRKQKWSVDPRNTAWTNDDSKFGQKMLERMGWSKGKGLGKGEQGSTEHIKVKVKNNNLGLGTTASYEDNWIAHQDDFNQLLAELNSCHRQSTTDECPPEEKQGFSLEEKSKTSKKRVHYMKFTKGKDLSCRSETDLNCIFGKRAKCTKDQEEENNSSDSQGEKENLTSATSESTTEAIANTVTSTLTMQEYFAQRMAQLKRARGQAQDPAPSPEGETSEPSCLSEEPSSRDTEEPKKKKKKKKTREAAEVIAPIIIKEENEEQEQAHSVKKKKKRKMIENEGAANEDRSSTSDVEHNCEKELTRSKKKKHKKQHDNNTELLNAHDQPENETMESEVVHKKKKKKKKHREQVDSLLVEDTEVPAERKSKKKKKKRDQE, encoded by the exons ATGTCCATGCTTGCCGAAC CCCGGAGGAAACAGAAGTGGTCTGTTGACCCCAGGAACACTGCCTGGACCAACGATGACTCCAAGTTTGGCCAGAAGATGCTGGAGCGTATGGGCTGGTCCAAGGGCAAG GGTCTGGGGAAAGGTGAGCAAGGCTCCACAGAACATATCAAAGTAAaggtgaaaaacaacaacttgggTCTTGGAACCACTGCCAGCTATGAG gACAACTGGATTGCTCACCAAGATGATTTCAATCAGCTCTTGGCTGAGCTGAACAGCTGCCATCGTCAAAGCACCACCGATG AATGTCCACCAGAGGAGAAGCAAGGCTTTAGCTTGGAGGAGAAGTCCAAGACCTCCAAAAAGAGGGTGCATTACATGAAATTCACTAAAG GGAAGGATCTGTCTTGCCGTAGTGAAACAGACCTGAACTGTATCTTTGGAAAGAGGGCAAAATGCACCAAAGACCAAGAGGAG GAGAACAATAGCAGTGATTCCCAGGGGGAGAAGGAGAATTTGACTTCTGCCACGTCGGAGTCGACCACGGAGGCCATCGCCAACACGGTGACGAGCACTCTCACCATGCAGGAGTATTTTGCCCAGCGAATGGCTCAGCTGAAGAGGGCTCGTGGCCAGGCCCAGGATCCAGCCCCATCACCAGAGGGAGAGACCAGCGAGCCGTCGTGTTTGTCTGAGGAGCCCAGCAGCCGCGATACCGAGGAGcctaagaagaaaaagaagaaaaagaagaccaGAGAGGCTGCAGAAGTGATTGCTCCCATTATTATCAAAGAAGAGaatgaggagcaggagcaggccCACTcagtgaaaaagaagaaaaagaggaaaatgattGAGAATGAAGGAGCTGCTAATGAGGACCGCAGCTCCACCTCTGATGTGGAACACAACTGTGAGAAGGAGCTGACTCGCTCCAAGaagaaaaagcataaaaaacagCATGATAATAACACTGAACTGTTAAATGCACACGATCAACCTGAGAATGAAACTATGGAATCTGAAGTTGtacacaaaaagaagaagaagaagaagaaacataGAGAACAGGTGGACAGTTTGCTAGTGGAGGACACAGAGGTGCCAGCTGAGAGGAAAtccaaaaagaagaagaaaaagagagaccaAGAATAA
- the sox7 gene encoding transcription factor SOX-7 gives MAALISAYSSWPESFECPAGDGDVPDGHGPHRTPVDKASEPRIRRPMNAFMVWAKDERKRLAVQNPDLHNAELSKMLGKSWKALTPPQKRPYVEEAERLRVQHMQDYPNYKYRPRRKKQLKRICKRVDPGFLLSGLAPDQNALPDHRTLCHPLEKDEGSPNGISSGFSSPSPALPSVRTFREPASSNSSFDTYPYGLPTPPEMSPLDAMDHEHVPSSYYSTSGGSSVSCSSSASCPDERRQNQTHMGSPPPYHSDYTQTQLHCGGTHLGHIPHMSQTGGSGGLIPGPPLSYYSTSSFPQVHHGVHQGHLGQLSPPPETQGHLETLDQLSQAELLGEVDRNEFDQYLNSTGTGFHPEQGSMTVTGHIQVAPAASASATVCPSSTTETSLISVLADATAAYYNNYGIS, from the exons ATGGCTGCCCTGATCAGCGCGTACTCGTCGTGGCCGGAGTCCTTCGAGTGTCCTGCAGGAGACGGGGACGTGCCCGACGGTCATGGCCCGCACAGGACTCCCGTGGACAAGGCGTCGGAGCCGCGCATCAGGCGGCCCATGAATGCGTTCATGGTCTGGGCCAAAGATGAGCGCAAACGCCTGGCTGTCCAAAATCCAGACCTGCACAATGCCGAGCTCAGCAAAATGTTGG GCAAGTCATGGAAGGCCCTGACTCCCCCTCAGAAGAGGCCCTATGTCGAGGAAGCGGAGAGACTTCGGGTGCAGCACATGCAGGACTACCCCAACTACAAGTACCGGCCTCGCCGGAAGAAGCAGCTGAAACGCATCTGCAAGCGTGTGGACCCTGGCTTCCTCCTGAGTGGGCTGGCTCCTGATCAGAACGCCCTTCCTGACCACCGAACCCTCTGTCACCCCCTTGAAAAGGATGAGGGCAGCCCTAACGGCATCAGCAGCGGGTTTTCCAGCCCCAGTCCGGCTCTGCCTAGCGTCAGAACCTTCAGAGAACCTGCCAGCTCCAACAGCAGCTTTGACACCTACCCCTACGGCCTGCCCACCCCGCCTGAGATGTCCCCATTAGATGCCATGGACCATGAGCACGTACCCTCCTCTTATTACTCAACTTCTGGTGGTTCGTctgtctcctgctcctcctcagcctcctgccCAGATGAACGGCGCCAGAATCAGACACACATGGGCAGCCCGCCTCCTTACCACAGTGACTACACCCAGACCCAACTCCACTGTGGGGGCACACACCTAGGTCACATCCCTCATATGTCCCAAACAGGTGGCAGTGGTGGCTTGATCCCTGGACCGCCACTGTCCTACTACAGCACCTCGTCTTTCCCCCAGGTTCACCATGGGGTTCACCAGGGCCACCTGGGTCAGCTGTCCCCCCCACCAGAAACACAAGGTCACCTAGAGACTCTTGACCAGCTTAGTCAGGCTGAGCTCCTGGGTGAGGTGGATCGCAACGAGTTTGACCAGTACCTAAACTCTACTGGGACCGGGTTCCACCCCGAGCAGGGCAGCATGACAGTTACGGGACACATCCAGGTGGCACCAGCCGCCTCTGCTTCTGCCACCGTGTGTCCCAGCAGCACCACGGAAACCAGTCTCATCTCCGTGCTTGCGGACGCAACGGCGGCCTACTACAACAACTATGGCATCTCGTAA